The Siniperca chuatsi isolate FFG_IHB_CAS linkage group LG9, ASM2008510v1, whole genome shotgun sequence genome includes a region encoding these proteins:
- the plekhg6 gene encoding uncharacterized protein plekhg6 isoform X1 gives MDPTKPSLSSKAPHVNNSGGNESLMEEAFVPWRDGVDGERQRDMETREPEAVDETTAAAEINNHHRGSADKHKFNTFGYQRRTKQKVVTDFATVTKGASAVAKPRAALRQVLFSQGVSEKNPASEERGQLDVLKQDLRAYAVPVSLKWSWKEESQGTTLEKNWTDIVHSHSTMSKMQRHQQEALWEFVHTELTYINKLIIVKDLVIAALVNLHQHGFLLEVTPELLFSNLPSILIAHQLFWQEVIYPMLQEVRRTGQPFDPMRLEAGCLQFHERFSSYQHYCWEEENNLEFTRRQMESNPYFFAYVQWVETHPQCERMRLGDMQAKPHQRITKYPLLLKAVLKTTQDPRVQHTLRGMLSSINSFLESINDYLKLKDEELALVISAQRVEGYEVEGINEEIDKHVRVICQFDLTCPIRGVGPEVVRKLLLEDNLKIRGRKDSKLEVVALLFSDVLLMTKVQKKGERLKVVRPPLALDRTYCIALKDGCSFVLVEVGELRSAMNVYIFAASTSENCSTWISTIYQAKETLRILRETESNRQLENWKIQQLEAKPVTEAKMDDMETEEQPLAKLRETFVDELTEKCIIPQSINGMLVSKEAEEQYQPPDDVATNNTFVSFSHSQPNNNNRKLVRKGIAGKQQAVKGYEWIEMGVRGEHVGIHTEEEEKMVESLMTKKRWVTWNHRVQSAPNLYHFTHSIAADPLRCNTTGPHALLLGGYPDVDYPMNEDSTSQPPYQPTISREGPEFLRVPGEGGISTKRDSDSQSVNQGSRRNSSYSQSGDVETSPEAWGFSKNLKSPVLRRRRPISNHQGPSTQSSRQFFQGSGQDWSSNNYAFSNSDYTLNIKRNSVPSDQISDSHRVLKLGSLKQKQGMFWNMHDRVSPDPQTLSEPELPDLNFYDKRPKMKTQRSASIPNITIEGGHGLHLHSSGLCTLPQAEDTQFPPSGHNPNGYPSPLEGLLERAKDRVRNRDGVKRERNVKMANLRSRYHPPSPSFSTTPSPSPSDGDRDTEWEEEVELMRHRALTVSKGWKEQLVDGDEDEKRNSVVFTDGVNVDWSGWCFDDDEVMDHLHPGVEGLLEGISRSLAFLDLHRLSEQEDGECSQV, from the exons ATGGATCCAACCAAGCCCAG CCTTTCCTCAAAAGCACCACATGTAAACAACAGTGGGGGAAATGAATCACTGATGGAAGAAGCATTTGTGCCGTGGCGAGACGGTGTAGACGGGGAGAGGCAGAGGGACATGGAAACCAGAGAGCCAGAAGCTGTTGATGAGAcgacagcagctgcagagataAACAATCACCACAGGGGgtcagcagacaaacacaagttCAATACGTTTGGCTATCAG AGGCGGACCAAGCAGAAGGTCGTGACTGACTTTGCAACAGTGACTAAGGGAGCATCTGCAGTAGCCAAACCCAGAGCTGCACTGAGACAGGTCCTGTTCAGCCAGGGAGTGTCTGAGAAGAACCCTGCGTCTGAG GAGCGAGGTCAGCTGGATGTGTTGAAGCAGGATCTGAGGGCATACGCTGTGCCAGTCAGTCTAAAGTGGAGTTGGAAGGAGGAAAGTCAGGGAACCACATTGGAGAAGAACTGGACAGATATAGTGCACTCTCATTCA ACGATGTCTAAGATGCAGAGACACCAACAGGAGGCGCTGTGGGAGTTTGTCCATACTGAGCTCACCTACATCAACAAGCTAATTATCGTCAAAGAC TTGGTTATTGCAGCTCTTGTCAACCTGCACCAGCATGGATTTCTTCTGGAG GTGACCCCTGAGCTGCTTTTCTCCAACCTTCCCTCCATCCTCATCGCACACCAGCTGTTCTGGCAGGAGGTGATTTATCCCATGTTACAGGAAGTCCGGAGGACAGGCCAGCCCTTTGACCCCATGAGGTTAGAGGCCGGTTGCCTGCAG TTCCATGAGCGCTTCTCTTCCTATCAGCATTATTGTTGGGAGGAAGAAAACAATCTTGAGTTTACACgcagacagatggagagcaaCCCATATTTCTTTGCTTATGTCCAG TGGGTGGAGACTCACCCTCAGTGTGAGCGGATGCGGCTCGGGGACATGCAAGCCAAACCCCATCAGAGGATCACGAAGTACCCTCTCTTGCTCAAGGCCGTGCTGAAAACCACCCAGGATCCTCGTGTACAGCACACACTCAGAGGCATG TTATCCAGTATAAACAGTTTTTTGGAGAGTATCAATGACTACCTGAAGTTAAAAGATGAGGAACTCGCTCTCGTGATCTCTGCTCAGAGGGTGGAGGGATACGAGGTGGAGGGAATAAATGAAGAAATTGACAAG CATGTCCGAGTGATCTGCCAGTTTGACCTAACATGCCCCATCAGAGGAGTAGGTCCTGAAGTCGTACGtaagctgctgctggaggacaaCTTGAAGATTCGGGGGAGAAAAGACAGCAAG CTGGAGGTGGTGGCTCTACTTTTCTCAGATGTGCTTCTAATGACCAAAGTCCAAAAGAAAGGAGAGCGGCTGAAGGTAGTTCGACCTCCTCTGGCTCTCGACAGAACGTATTGCATAGCACTGAAAGATGGCT gTTCATTTGTTCTTGTGGAGGTAGGTGAGCTTCGGAGTGCTATGAATGTCTACATATTTGCAGCTAGCACCTCAGAGAACTGCTCCACATGGATCTCCACCATCTACCAGGCGAAG GAAACACTGAGGatcctgagagagacagagagcaacagACAACTAGAAAACTGGAAAATCCAGCAGCTGGAGGCCAAACCTGTTACAGAAGCCAAGATGGACGATATGGAGACAGAAGAACAACCTCTTGCGAAATTAAGAGAGACTTTTGTGGATGAACTTACTGAGAAATGTATTATCCCCCAGTCAATAAATGGGATGTTGGTGTCTAAAGAAGCAGAGGAACAGTATCAACCTCCAGATGATGTGGccacaaacaatacatttgtatCTTTTTCACACTCCCAGCCCAACAACAATAACCGTAAATTAGTGCGGAAGGGCATTGCTGGTAAGCAACAAGCAGTCAAAGGATATGAATGGATAGAAATGGGAGTGAGAGGAGAACACGTTGGGAtccacacagaggaagaagagaaaatggtTGAATCTCTCATGACAAAGAAGCGATGGGTGACCTGGAACCACAGGGTGCAATCTGCCCCTAATCTGTATCATTTCACTCACAGTATTGCAGCTGATCCATTAAGATGCAACACAACTGGACCACATGCTCTCTTACTAGGTGGATATCCAGATGTTGACTACCCAATGAACGAAGATAGTACTTCACAACCTCCTTACCAACCAACAATATCCAGGGAGGGGCCTGAGTTTTTAAGAGTACCAGGAGAAGGAGGAATATCAACAAAGAGAGACTCAGATTCCCAATCTGTGAACCAGGGCTCTAGGAGAAATTCCAGCTACAGCCAGTCTGGAGACGTAGAGACATCTCCAGAGGCTTGGGGTTTCTCCAAAAATTTGAAGTCACCCGTGTTACGGAGGAGGAGGCCAATCAGCAACCATCAGGGCCCCTCTACTCAGTCATCTAGGCAGTTCTTCCAGGGCTCAGGACAGGATTGGTCTTCAAACAACTACGCTTTCTCCAATTCAGACTACACCCTAAATATCAAGAGAAACTCTGTTCCTTCTGACCAAATCTCAGATTCACACCGGGTGCTAAAACTGGGCTCCCTGAAGCAGAAACAAGGAATGTTTTGGAACATGCATGATAGAGTCTCTCCAGACCCCCAAACATTGTCTGAACCTGAGCTGCCTGATCTTAACTTCTATGACAAAAGGCCCAAAATGAAAACCCAAAGGAGTGCCTCCATTCCTAACATCACCATTGAAGGAGGCCATGGACTTCATCTGCACTCCAGTGGTCTGTGCACATTACCCCAGGCAGAAGATACACAATTTCCCCCCTCAGGACATAATCCAAACGGATACCCTTCACCTCTGGAGGGTCTTTTGGAAAGAGCCAAAGACAGAGTGAGGAACAGAGATGgagtaaaaagagagagaaatgtgaaaatggCCAATTTGAGGTCAAGGTATCACCCTCCTTCCCCCTCATTTTCCACCACACCATCACCGTCCCCCAgtgatggagacagagacacagagtgggaggaggaggtggagctaatGAGGCACAGAGCCCTCACAGTGAGTAAAGGATGGAAGGAGCAGCTGGTGGATGGAGATGAAGATGAGAAGAGGAACAG
- the plekhg6 gene encoding uncharacterized protein plekhg6 isoform X2, protein MDPTKPSLSSKAPHVNNSGGNESLMEEAFVPWRDGVDGERQRDMETREPEAVDETTAAAEINNHHRGSADKHKFNTFGYQRRTKQKVVTDFATVTKGASAVAKPRAALRQVLFSQGVSEKNPASEERGQLDVLKQDLRAYAVPVSLKWSWKEESQGTTLEKNWTDIVHSHSTMSKMQRHQQEALWEFVHTELTYINKLIIVKDLVIAALVNLHQHGFLLEVTPELLFSNLPSILIAHQLFWQEVIYPMLQEVRRTGQPFDPMRLEAGCLQWVETHPQCERMRLGDMQAKPHQRITKYPLLLKAVLKTTQDPRVQHTLRGMLSSINSFLESINDYLKLKDEELALVISAQRVEGYEVEGINEEIDKHVRVICQFDLTCPIRGVGPEVVRKLLLEDNLKIRGRKDSKLEVVALLFSDVLLMTKVQKKGERLKVVRPPLALDRTYCIALKDGCSFVLVEVGELRSAMNVYIFAASTSENCSTWISTIYQAKETLRILRETESNRQLENWKIQQLEAKPVTEAKMDDMETEEQPLAKLRETFVDELTEKCIIPQSINGMLVSKEAEEQYQPPDDVATNNTFVSFSHSQPNNNNRKLVRKGIAGKQQAVKGYEWIEMGVRGEHVGIHTEEEEKMVESLMTKKRWVTWNHRVQSAPNLYHFTHSIAADPLRCNTTGPHALLLGGYPDVDYPMNEDSTSQPPYQPTISREGPEFLRVPGEGGISTKRDSDSQSVNQGSRRNSSYSQSGDVETSPEAWGFSKNLKSPVLRRRRPISNHQGPSTQSSRQFFQGSGQDWSSNNYAFSNSDYTLNIKRNSVPSDQISDSHRVLKLGSLKQKQGMFWNMHDRVSPDPQTLSEPELPDLNFYDKRPKMKTQRSASIPNITIEGGHGLHLHSSGLCTLPQAEDTQFPPSGHNPNGYPSPLEGLLERAKDRVRNRDGVKRERNVKMANLRSRYHPPSPSFSTTPSPSPSDGDRDTEWEEEVELMRHRALTVSKGWKEQLVDGDEDEKRNSVVFTDGVNVDWSGWCFDDDEVMDHLHPGVEGLLEGISRSLAFLDLHRLSEQEDGECSQV, encoded by the exons ATGGATCCAACCAAGCCCAG CCTTTCCTCAAAAGCACCACATGTAAACAACAGTGGGGGAAATGAATCACTGATGGAAGAAGCATTTGTGCCGTGGCGAGACGGTGTAGACGGGGAGAGGCAGAGGGACATGGAAACCAGAGAGCCAGAAGCTGTTGATGAGAcgacagcagctgcagagataAACAATCACCACAGGGGgtcagcagacaaacacaagttCAATACGTTTGGCTATCAG AGGCGGACCAAGCAGAAGGTCGTGACTGACTTTGCAACAGTGACTAAGGGAGCATCTGCAGTAGCCAAACCCAGAGCTGCACTGAGACAGGTCCTGTTCAGCCAGGGAGTGTCTGAGAAGAACCCTGCGTCTGAG GAGCGAGGTCAGCTGGATGTGTTGAAGCAGGATCTGAGGGCATACGCTGTGCCAGTCAGTCTAAAGTGGAGTTGGAAGGAGGAAAGTCAGGGAACCACATTGGAGAAGAACTGGACAGATATAGTGCACTCTCATTCA ACGATGTCTAAGATGCAGAGACACCAACAGGAGGCGCTGTGGGAGTTTGTCCATACTGAGCTCACCTACATCAACAAGCTAATTATCGTCAAAGAC TTGGTTATTGCAGCTCTTGTCAACCTGCACCAGCATGGATTTCTTCTGGAG GTGACCCCTGAGCTGCTTTTCTCCAACCTTCCCTCCATCCTCATCGCACACCAGCTGTTCTGGCAGGAGGTGATTTATCCCATGTTACAGGAAGTCCGGAGGACAGGCCAGCCCTTTGACCCCATGAGGTTAGAGGCCGGTTGCCTGCAG TGGGTGGAGACTCACCCTCAGTGTGAGCGGATGCGGCTCGGGGACATGCAAGCCAAACCCCATCAGAGGATCACGAAGTACCCTCTCTTGCTCAAGGCCGTGCTGAAAACCACCCAGGATCCTCGTGTACAGCACACACTCAGAGGCATG TTATCCAGTATAAACAGTTTTTTGGAGAGTATCAATGACTACCTGAAGTTAAAAGATGAGGAACTCGCTCTCGTGATCTCTGCTCAGAGGGTGGAGGGATACGAGGTGGAGGGAATAAATGAAGAAATTGACAAG CATGTCCGAGTGATCTGCCAGTTTGACCTAACATGCCCCATCAGAGGAGTAGGTCCTGAAGTCGTACGtaagctgctgctggaggacaaCTTGAAGATTCGGGGGAGAAAAGACAGCAAG CTGGAGGTGGTGGCTCTACTTTTCTCAGATGTGCTTCTAATGACCAAAGTCCAAAAGAAAGGAGAGCGGCTGAAGGTAGTTCGACCTCCTCTGGCTCTCGACAGAACGTATTGCATAGCACTGAAAGATGGCT gTTCATTTGTTCTTGTGGAGGTAGGTGAGCTTCGGAGTGCTATGAATGTCTACATATTTGCAGCTAGCACCTCAGAGAACTGCTCCACATGGATCTCCACCATCTACCAGGCGAAG GAAACACTGAGGatcctgagagagacagagagcaacagACAACTAGAAAACTGGAAAATCCAGCAGCTGGAGGCCAAACCTGTTACAGAAGCCAAGATGGACGATATGGAGACAGAAGAACAACCTCTTGCGAAATTAAGAGAGACTTTTGTGGATGAACTTACTGAGAAATGTATTATCCCCCAGTCAATAAATGGGATGTTGGTGTCTAAAGAAGCAGAGGAACAGTATCAACCTCCAGATGATGTGGccacaaacaatacatttgtatCTTTTTCACACTCCCAGCCCAACAACAATAACCGTAAATTAGTGCGGAAGGGCATTGCTGGTAAGCAACAAGCAGTCAAAGGATATGAATGGATAGAAATGGGAGTGAGAGGAGAACACGTTGGGAtccacacagaggaagaagagaaaatggtTGAATCTCTCATGACAAAGAAGCGATGGGTGACCTGGAACCACAGGGTGCAATCTGCCCCTAATCTGTATCATTTCACTCACAGTATTGCAGCTGATCCATTAAGATGCAACACAACTGGACCACATGCTCTCTTACTAGGTGGATATCCAGATGTTGACTACCCAATGAACGAAGATAGTACTTCACAACCTCCTTACCAACCAACAATATCCAGGGAGGGGCCTGAGTTTTTAAGAGTACCAGGAGAAGGAGGAATATCAACAAAGAGAGACTCAGATTCCCAATCTGTGAACCAGGGCTCTAGGAGAAATTCCAGCTACAGCCAGTCTGGAGACGTAGAGACATCTCCAGAGGCTTGGGGTTTCTCCAAAAATTTGAAGTCACCCGTGTTACGGAGGAGGAGGCCAATCAGCAACCATCAGGGCCCCTCTACTCAGTCATCTAGGCAGTTCTTCCAGGGCTCAGGACAGGATTGGTCTTCAAACAACTACGCTTTCTCCAATTCAGACTACACCCTAAATATCAAGAGAAACTCTGTTCCTTCTGACCAAATCTCAGATTCACACCGGGTGCTAAAACTGGGCTCCCTGAAGCAGAAACAAGGAATGTTTTGGAACATGCATGATAGAGTCTCTCCAGACCCCCAAACATTGTCTGAACCTGAGCTGCCTGATCTTAACTTCTATGACAAAAGGCCCAAAATGAAAACCCAAAGGAGTGCCTCCATTCCTAACATCACCATTGAAGGAGGCCATGGACTTCATCTGCACTCCAGTGGTCTGTGCACATTACCCCAGGCAGAAGATACACAATTTCCCCCCTCAGGACATAATCCAAACGGATACCCTTCACCTCTGGAGGGTCTTTTGGAAAGAGCCAAAGACAGAGTGAGGAACAGAGATGgagtaaaaagagagagaaatgtgaaaatggCCAATTTGAGGTCAAGGTATCACCCTCCTTCCCCCTCATTTTCCACCACACCATCACCGTCCCCCAgtgatggagacagagacacagagtgggaggaggaggtggagctaatGAGGCACAGAGCCCTCACAGTGAGTAAAGGATGGAAGGAGCAGCTGGTGGATGGAGATGAAGATGAGAAGAGGAACAG